The Juglans regia cultivar Chandler chromosome 1, Walnut 2.0, whole genome shotgun sequence nucleotide sequence CTATTTGTAAActtatctttataaaaattatgaaaaaaaaaaaaaatctcctattttctttgttttaaacTCAAAGTAAATGGGGCAGATACTAAAATGAGCTcttgttattttcttaaaagtCAAATTGGTCCCTTAGTTTTTAATGTTGAGATGTGATGTGATGAGAAATCTATTAATAGTATTgaaataatacataaataatagtaaaatggtttaaattaagatattttatggagttttaggaaatgagagaaaaaaaataaaaaaacaattaaatgaaaacattgttataatattattaatattatttttactttgagatttttgaattgtttttttacgttttatttagaagtttagaaaagttgtaatgattagatgaaaaagttaaaaatttaaaattaaaatgtgtttgtgtttaaataatacttggatattgagatgagttgagataagaccatctcaacatccaaacgggaaTTAATCCCTATAAGTGCAAGTTTGATTACACCTAGCTCTTTCTATTGATCATTCGTATGCATGCATACAATAAAAGATGCTACATAACATGCCATGTgtaagaaaaagttatttttaaaaataatgtaaagaCTTTGTTagaaaagggggaaaaaacacttaaaacagATAAACTAAACCATAAAACCTTAAACGCGTGAAATGAATAAAACCTCTAAaactacaattaaaaaaaaaatagagtggGAGTCCCTCTTGTTGCAAAAAATAGAGTGGGAGCCCCTCTTGTTgcaaaaaaggataaaaataaagtaaaaccaaataagaaataatcaatcaatcaatcacaTGAAATAAATTTACGTGATTTGGCAATGTACCTACATCCATGAAGCTGCAGAGGATTTTATTATGTTGAGGAATCATAAAGTACacttttaagataattttttattgttcaaaACGGTTATACTATACAaaataagcatatttatagggtTAGATGGTGGAAACCCTAAATTTCACTTTTCTACGACATTCGCTCGAGCAAAGTGTTGGATCCAcatcaagcgaactctctgtctGGGCTTCGCTCGAACCCACTGTCGAGCGAGATTCAAGCTTGCGAACTTTCCATCTAATTTTCACTCGAGCTTAAGATCAAGCGAACTTTCTGTCTTGGCGCTTCTTGAGTCAAAAATAATGCCAAAAATTTTTTCCAAACCTCATTAAAAATTCACTCAAAAATCATAACGAATCATTATAGAGTCGGATCATAAAATTGGGCCGTCACAACAATAAACTAGGCCTCACAAACCGAACACCTCCCCCTAAGTCAAGTTGGATCGAGTTGAAGAGATCTTCCACACCCGGCCCTGACAGTAGCTTGAGGGGGTTTACTCTCCCAATAATGAATAGCATGGCAaccacacactatatttttggGGCCTCCCTCTCTTAATTTACATTGCTTTTCCACCTCAAAATTAGGGTGGGGCACCTCCGATGTTGCCATATTTAGTGGCGATGTTGCCAGTGGTCGCTTTCCAACCCTCCTTCGCGGGCCCCTTATTGGGGGACGGGCTTCCCTCCCCTCCCAATTTGacttttaacaaaatcatatgcATCATTTAATTAGTACCTAACCTTTATTAATTAGGATATGCATTATCGGTTGATCTTCTGTGAACAGATCGACAAGAAAATAGTACAAGGGTCCAAGAGTTCGTCCTTTGGTTTTCTACATCAAAATCTCTCTATATTTAGGTGGAGCTAGGGCATGTAGCGTGCTTGTTTCCCCTTCTCTTAGCAGCATTTACAATTTTACATAAGCAATTAATATTCCATAGATACTTTCATATATAACAACACTATCACATGAATGGGaggctttttatatttatcttgaCTAGGCCAAAGGTTAGGCAGCTTCATCCCTTCCCTTTGTTCTTCAAAGTGATTCGGcgttattaatatattcaaagTGGTTCTTGACTAGACCAACAACTCCTTCGAATGTGATTCTTTTCGTTCTTGCAAAGTTAGTGGAGAATCTTAAACAAAGTTGTAAATGATCCCTTGATCTAGTTTGAAGAACCTAGCAAAAACATACCGAATGCGTAAACCTATTCTAACCTGTACTACCTAATTAAATTGAGGAAAAAGAACTTCCTTCATTCTtgacaaaaattattagaatgAATAGGAGTCAACTTCTCGATGATCCAGAGCAGCAGATCCAAAAGGGTGTCGGGGGACGGGAAGACATTAATAGCGGCAACATTAAAGGCAAAGACGGTACTAGCGTTACTACGTATAACCCTATTCATCCACCGGAAGATCAGCAACGCATTAAGGGTAGTACTGTTCTTGGAGGGGACAACATGGAAAGAGAAACAAGAGACAGAGATCCCGTCCCCACAACTCCAATACATGCAGCAAGTTCACCGACGTTCCCGGATCAACAGCAGAAGCCAAAGGGTGCTGATCTCAGGCAGGAGGAAGATGATCACAAGAGAAAAGGTATGGGTATTTTATTAATAGACTTGATCGAACTTaagatttatttctattttccttaatttagcCATTTAATTAGGTACAAACCCGCACcttgttttattgattttaacgGGAGGGGTTGAGCTTCTACCGCATGCATGTAATTAGAAACACGTCTCAAAGGgtacatatatagtttttatcaTCCTCATCATGTATTTTAactgtaaaaaatatatattaattaatgctcTTCTCATGTATTGAACGAAACAgagcatatataatataatatttaggaATTAGTAAAGTGAATACGTAacaataaagtaaataaaatgcatgatgAGCCAATTAGAGCGCCTAGCCAATAATACTTGTTTagaatatatatgttcttttgcTGGGCAACTATATATTCTCTCTCATTGGTAGgctgtaattaattaattatgttattatcAACATAAGATATGATGGATTGATCACACTTAATTACCTTCCATCTAAAACAAAGAATATTCATGTAATGTTATTAGTActcacgtatatatatatatatatatatatatatatatatatatatttaaacaaaaaatctatcCGACCTCATATCACACACCACAACCACACACCTGCTACTCATCAACCCGGTTGATCGCCACGTCACCTCACTCTCCCTTCTCTGCTCTGCGCAGTCCCTCCCAAACGAAGACCACCACCGAAGACCTCATCAATCCTCACTCACCCAAACGAACACCGAACCCCTCCcagtaaaaaaatatgtaacaaGAGATCAAACTTACAGGATGGACTCTTGCTTACAGATACAGAAACTGATGACATGACCAGCATCACTCCAATGACTAAAGGAACAAAAAGAACATGAGAAGATTGCTGTCTAATTTTTTCTGAAAAGTTCATCACTTTATGAACACTGCCAGAGTATGTCTTCAATTTGAGAAGGCATCCATCACTTACGGAAAACAAAGCACACTTTGAAGATAAACTTTTGTTGAGCCTCCATATTGACTGGATGAAATGTGCCTCACtggacatgcatatatatatatatatatgcagctcaTCATGATGTTGTGCAGTCGAAAGTCTTTGCTAAAGATAGTGGAGACCTTGCTCCTAACCAGCTTGGAGAGAAGTCGACCATGTACAGGACTGTGAACGAAAGTCCCTCGATGTCAAAAGAGCAGCCGAAAAGTACAAAGCCCAACCAGGCTCAGGCTGTTGATGGAGTACTCCGTACTGGGTATGATCTGGTTCCCAGCTCGTCAAAAGAGATTGACGGTGCTCTCAGCGTAGGGAACATCAACCGTGAAGGTATACATATATTAGAGAAATTCATGAATTTCCTATCTAATTTGCTtcatatatgattatattttttcgTTTGTCATATTAATTCCGAAGTTTgctattttcatatttctccACATGCCAATGACATGCGTACATATATCATTTACGTAGGCTTCTTATCATGATAATTTCAAGAAGGATGGGCATTGTAAGTGTTGAAatacattcattttttaaacatcattttatattataatcgTTGGTTATTCACAACCAACGTCGAATCAAACCTTGATCATCAtaaatatgcaaaaataaaaagataataattcgCTCTGTCGTGCATTATTGAAGTATGCACATTTTCTTTCCcagcaaaataatattaatatatattaataaagctAGATATAATGCTTCGcttggcatgcatgcagtagGTCATGTGTCGTCAAAAGAGCAACCAAAGAGTTCTGATGGGTTAAAAGAAAAACCTCGAATCGAAAATATCAAAACGATAAAACCACATGAGCCACCAAAAGATGAAGCTGATCATCTTAGCAACAGCGAGATCAGACCCCGCAAAACCATCGAACATCCCGTCATGCATGACAAAGAAGGTAGCGCTAGATTATTGCAAgggttccttttttttattaaataaacttaatatttttttgttgttatttttttatactattaaaaacTCATAGTTCATAGAATGCAATAATTTCAGAGTTTctatacatgcatatattttatagtgtttcGCGAATTAGTCTTTGTTTGCTctgtttttatatatgattttttttttttttagaattttgttgCATGGATCGTTATCATGAAATTGCATGCAGCTGGCCAAGTCCTGATCATTCCCTTCTCATGTCCTAAGTTTTCGTAACCAGATatagcatttatatatatatatgcacttctTTCTTCTAAATATTGATGGTATGAATTAATTGGGCTGATCTTTGCATTATTCATGGACATTAACATTtatgattcttttaaaatatttaattttctgaaattaCTATATACATCTGTGTCAGCTAGTACTTGTACTTATGGTAGAAATTTGTGTCAGCTAGCAGCTTcggattaattatatatataggaatgtAATTTGTCCCAACAGAACAGTACTACTCGTTAACTTTTAGGCATGATCATATCGTAACATCTTAAacattagtaatatatactttataattgGTATGTATTTTCACATTTGCAAATTATCGGCCATGCAGATCATTCTTTGAAAGAGCAGCACCGGAATAACTTTCTTGGACGAGAAAATTCTACTGAAAAGAATGGCAACATGTACGCAACCTCAAACTCTCTCAACTCTTCAGAAGGAATGAATAATATACCCGTAGGGGTCCCTATTGATAAAATTGGAGGTATGTTCTCTTAATGCTGCGTAGATAAACATTCTAGAGttctatttattcatatatatatatatatatacatatatatatttaaagagcGGTTGTGTTCAAATGTCTCAAGCTAGAAAATAAGTTTCAATATGCAGAGGTGCCGCAGCCCGTGAATCTGGCCGTCGTCATTCAACCACCAATGTTCGACGAAAAGAAGAATGGTACGTCAGGACTGAGTTCTAATTAACTAACagttatatcttttaattatatatatatatatatatatatatttggtgatAGAACTATTTCCATTTCATAACAGGGTATTAGagagatttttattactttccttcttctttttgttcttttttttagtCGGAGCTTCCTCTGTTTTCCGATTGTTTGTCCTCCTCATAGTTATTCTTCCTCTGGAAACTCTGCCCTTGTGAGCTAAACGCACACGAGGTTTCACTTTGGTTGGTGCCTTGATTCGGGGGGCTATGCAAccatctttctttgttttttgaggTTGTAATTAATTTGCTACCATGCCTCGTCCTTTTTCTATCTTGATCTTTGGTTCTCACTCTTGCCAATCATGTCTTATCTTTCGTTTTGAGAGTGAAGGAAGGAGGTGGTTATATATTGCAATGGTTCTAATTAATGAAGGAATTAGAGAATGAGACCCTTTAGGTGTACATAGTACAGTTGCTGTAGCCTGGTAATATCCCAAagttttataattaatgataatataaagtCAGTGTTTTGTGAATCTTTCTATTTCttctaagaaaaagaaaacagaaatatgtgaaaatgatgtTGGTTTTAAATTGGTTTAAACTTTTAACCCCAATCGATGCTCAGGAAAGATTGAAGTAGACGTCAAGGTCAGCATTTGCTGCCGGTGTTCCATATTATAAATCAACATCTTCAGAGCCAGTGGTGGATCAGACGCAGCGATTCAGAAGTGGGTTTGAGTCATTGACAGCTGCTGCAGAAGGAACGGTTGTGGATATTATTCAACGAAGAATgtcaatatataataacatcATCACTATCTCCCTTAAAATGGGTATTATAATGTTAAACATTGAATATCGATACCATTTCTTAGTTGGGGTGTTTGTTTCTGCTTTCTCttatgatttataaaatttccaTCTTTCCtgcctttttattattattttggcagAGGTCGAGCAACAGAAGGCTTGAGCAATTTCAGCCCTCATCAAGATGATTAAGAGCTTTTTATAACTTCCTTTAATTCTCCatttagaaggaaaaagaaaatcagattCAGTCTAAATATCTTCTAAACACACGagtgaaaattaatgaaaattatccACAGTTCTATTTTGGATCATCGTGGCTACACAGGATCTCACTGGTCTAAATTCAACGTAAAGAAATGGTGACTAAAACCTTAAGCTCAAGGACCAAGAAGAACATAATCAACTATTCACTCCAACTCTTCAACAgcttacataaaaataaaaataaataaaaataaaaaaagaaagaaagagagaaaaaggcaTTTGGTATTGATTCAGAAGACCAACAAACCAAGGAAGCAGAACGTGTAAGCATAAGTTTTTGTAAAGGAAATGTCACCAGGAGGACAAATGGAACCAGCACAGCTACTAGTTCCTAAATGATTGATTAAGAAATAGAGATACtgctgccatatatatatatatatatatatatatatatatagcacctAAAATAATGGGAATGAGAGTAGTTCTGCATAATTTAGCATTAACAATTACATCAAGAGTGGGATTAAAAAGTAAACAAATGATACCTATGGTAAACATGGAATTTTAAAGCTTTGTTTAACTATCATTTCCTATAAAGCACACCTAAATTGCGGTTTGGCTAGATGCAATCAGTTTAAAAATGTGAAGCAGCATATGGAAATATGAAACGCACTGAAAGATTAAAATCAACTTATGGGAAGCCTTAGGAAGAGAGAACAAAAGCAAAAGCTATAGTTATACATTACTGGCTAGTTCACCCAATTTTACAGTCATGGTGTAATCTATTTACTCTCATTTCAGTTGTTTTACACACACTTTCACATCTCAGCTGCAAAGGATTACCACAACCACATGTTTGTGTAGCATTTGGGTTCTTGAAGGAGAAGCCTCCACCAATTAGAGCATCACTATAGTCCAACTGCATCCCGAATAAGAAAAGAAGGCTCTTTGGATCACAAACTGCCACAAAAAGAAATATACTTGAAATAAATACATTCGAAAGATTAAGAACTGTCACATAATCTTAGTGCTTGTAGAGGCAGTTGGGTATTGGGTGGTGTAACACACCTCAAattact carries:
- the LOC109005360 gene encoding uncharacterized protein LOC109005360 isoform X5 is translated as MNRSQLLDDPEQQIQKGVGGREDINSGNIKGKDGTSVTTYNPIHPPEDQQRIKGSTVLGGDNMERETRDRDPVPTTPIHAASSPTFPDQQQKPKGADLRQEEDDHKRKAHHDVVQSKVFAKDSGDLAPNQLGEKSTMYRTVNESPSMSKEQPKSTKPNQAQAVDGVLRTGYDLVPSSSKEIDGALSVGNINREDHSLKEQHRNNFLGRENSTEKNGNMYATSNSLNSSEGMNNIPVGVPIDKIGEVPQPVNLAVVIQPPMFDEKKNGKIEVDVKVSICCRCSIL
- the LOC109005360 gene encoding uncharacterized protein LOC109005360 isoform X3; this translates as MNRSQLLDDPEQQIQKGVGGREDINSGNIKGKDGTSVTTYNPIHPPEDQQRIKGSTVLGGDNMERETRDRDPVPTTPIHAASSPTFPDQQQKPKGADLRQEEDDHKRKAHHDVVQSKVFAKDSGDLAPNQLGEKSTMYRTVNESPSMSKEQPKSTKPNQAQAVDGVLRTGYDLVPSSSKEIDGALSVGNINREVGHVSSKEQPKSSDGLKEKPRIENIKTIKPHEPPKDEADHLSNSEIRPRKTIEHPVMHDKEDHSLKEQHRNNFLGRENSTEKNGNMYATSNSLNSSEGMNNIPVGVPIDKIGEVPQPVNLAVVIQPPMFDEKKNGKIEVDVKVSICCRCSIL
- the LOC109005360 gene encoding uncharacterized protein LOC109005360 isoform X2, with product MNRSQLLDDPEQQIQKGVGGREDINSGNIKGKDGTSVTTYNPIHPPEDQQRIKGSTVLGGDNMERETRDRDPVPTTPIHAASSPTFPDQQQKPKGADLRQEEDDHKRKAHHDVVQSKVFAKDSGDLAPNQLGEKSTMYRTVNESPSMSKEQPKSTKPNQAQAVDGVLRTGYDLVPSSSKEIDGALSVGNINREGHVSSKEQPKSSDGLKEKPRIENIKTIKPHEPPKDEADHLSNSEIRPRKTIEHPVMHDKEDHSLKEQHRNNFLGRENSTEKNGNMYATSNSLNSSEGMNNIPVGVPIDKIGENKFQYAEVPQPVNLAVVIQPPMFDEKKNGKIEVDVKVSICCRCSIL
- the LOC109005360 gene encoding uncharacterized protein LOC109005360 isoform X1; this translates as MNRSQLLDDPEQQIQKGVGGREDINSGNIKGKDGTSVTTYNPIHPPEDQQRIKGSTVLGGDNMERETRDRDPVPTTPIHAASSPTFPDQQQKPKGADLRQEEDDHKRKAHHDVVQSKVFAKDSGDLAPNQLGEKSTMYRTVNESPSMSKEQPKSTKPNQAQAVDGVLRTGYDLVPSSSKEIDGALSVGNINREVGHVSSKEQPKSSDGLKEKPRIENIKTIKPHEPPKDEADHLSNSEIRPRKTIEHPVMHDKEDHSLKEQHRNNFLGRENSTEKNGNMYATSNSLNSSEGMNNIPVGVPIDKIGENKFQYAEVPQPVNLAVVIQPPMFDEKKNGKIEVDVKVSICCRCSIL
- the LOC109005360 gene encoding uncharacterized protein LOC109005360 isoform X4; the encoded protein is MNRSQLLDDPEQQIQKGVGGREDINSGNIKGKDGTSVTTYNPIHPPEDQQRIKGSTVLGGDNMERETRDRDPVPTTPIHAASSPTFPDQQQKPKGADLRQEEDDHKRKAHHDVVQSKVFAKDSGDLAPNQLGEKSTMYRTVNESPSMSKEQPKSTKPNQAQAVDGVLRTGYDLVPSSSKEIDGALSVGNINREDHSLKEQHRNNFLGRENSTEKNGNMYATSNSLNSSEGMNNIPVGVPIDKIGENKFQYAEVPQPVNLAVVIQPPMFDEKKNGKIEVDVKVSICCRCSIL